Genomic DNA from Haloarcula marina:
TCCGTGGGGCCTGTCGCCGCGTCTGTTCGATGCCGACGAGGCCGGGCAGGGCGACTATCGCACACAGGAGTTCCGCGCCGCCAGCGACGACGAACGCCGCGAGGAAGCCCACCTCGCCCGCGACGAACCCGCCGACGAGGATGCCAGCGAGGAAGCCGACGCTCCCGAAGGCGTTGAACCCGGCCATCGCCGTCCCGCGACCCGTCTCACCAGCCAAGTCGGTCACGAGTGCCATCGTGGCCGGGGCCATCAACGCGCCGATGACGCCGACGACGACCATCCCCGCCGCCGCCGTCTCGACGGTCGGGGCGAGGCCGACGCCGACGACGGCGAGGCCGTACAGCGACGACCCGGCGGCGATGGGGAGCGTCCGCCCGATGCTGTCCGAGAGGACGCCGAAGGGGTACTGGAGGAGGGCAAAGGGCGCGAAAAACAGCGCGAGCATCAGCCCCGTCTCCGCGGGCGAGAGTTCGAACGCGTCGCGGAAGTACAGCGTCCCGACGAGCGCGAAGAAGCCAGCCGTCAGGCGGTCGATGAAGCCGAAGGCGTACGGAATCGTCAGGTTCGGCGTCTCTCGGAGGTGGGTGACGGCCGCGCGGAGTCGGCCCTCGTCGTCGGTCGGCGCGCGGTCGGTCACCAGCGTCGCCAAGAGGGCGACGACGAGCAAGAGCGCGCTCGCGACGTACAGCGGAAGCGTCGGCGAGACGCCGTACAGTTGGCCGCCCAGCGGCGCGCCCAGCGCCGTCCCCGACCCGATGGCGATACCGGCCGCGCCCATGTTCTTCCCGTGACCGCCGTCTAAGTCCATCAGCATCGTCATCGACAGCGAGAACGCGGCGATGGTCGCCGCGCCCTGTAGCGCGCGGACGAGCAGGACCGTCCCGAACGACACGTCGACGGCCACCGGAAGCCACGCCAGCGCGGCGTAGAGGACGGCCCCGGCCACACCGCCAGCGACGATGTACGGCACGCGGCGACCGGTCGCGTCGCTCACCGCGCCCCAAACGCCCGCGAAGGCGACGAAGGCGGCGAACTCGGCGGCGAGAAACCACATGCTCGCGTCGAGGTCCGTCTCGGCCCCCAGCGCTCGGACGAGCGTGTCGACGCCGGGGTACAGCAACACCTGCGCCAGCAGGACGACGAAGACGACGCCCGCGAGGAGGGTTCGCTCTCGGCGCGTGCTCACACCGGACCTAGGGACGACGGCGGAAAATACGTATCGTCTCCCCGTCACTCCGGGGCGTCGGCCACGACCACCCCGCGGACCAGCGCGCCGAGCGGTCCGGCGACCAGCGGCGTCACGACGGCGATAGCGACCACCGGTCCCATCCCGAGCGCGCCGCTCAGGCTCCCCGCGAGCGCCAGTCGACCGAGGAAAACGGCGACGGCGATGACCCCGAACCCGAGGCCGGTGGCGACTGCCGACCGGAGCGAGGGCTGACAGAGACCCACCAGCGCCCCGCCCACGACGAACCCGAACCAGTGCAGCGACCCGAGGCCGAGCCCCAGCAGGGCCGCGCCCAGCGTCGCCGCCCATCGCTGGCGAGGCGAGCGCTGGACCGCCGACAGGGTCGCGGTCGGACTACGCATCGTCGCCTCCCGCTGCGAACCGCACGTCTGGGTCGCCGGTCGTCGTCGCCTCTTGGGGACGGTACTCGCCGTCGGCCCAGTCGCGCAACTGGTTGTCGTAGTGTTCCGAGAACGGACTCCCGGCGTTGCCGCCGGGGATGACCGATTCCGAGGGCTGGCCGTCGAAGCGGGCGAGCAGTCGGTAACTGCTCCCGACGCCGGAGCCTTGGCGGACGTTCTGGACCGTCGCCGGTGACCCGTCCGTCGGGTAGCGCGGATAGTTCAGGAACGACTGGTCGAACGGGTGGTCGATAGCGGTCCGGTTGTAGTCGCCGTACACCTCGTAGCCCGCCTCGTCGACGGCTTCGACGGCGTCGGCCATCGCCACGGCAATCGTTTCGGCCCGCGTCCGCGGACCACCGCCCGGCGGGTCCGCGAACCACCGACTGTCCGGCGGGAGGTGCAACAGCACCCAGTCGTTCGGGTAGAAGCGGTCGTCGAGGCCAGCGGCGTCGAATGCCGGGTCGAACACGCGCGAGCGATAGGCGTCGACGAAGAACGCGAAATAGAGCGCGGCCCGCGAGTCGCGAGTCATCCGATAGTCCCACTCGACCAGTTCGTCGGCGGCCGCGCGGGCCGGCGCGTCCATCTCCGAGCGCGCGTCGAGGATGGTCGGGACGAACAGCGCCGCTCGCTCGTCGGACACGTCGCGCTGGACCCGGCGCAGATACTCGAAGTCTATCGGCTCGTCGCTCGTCGCGCGCTCGTCCAACAGGTCGTAGATTCGCTTGCCTCGCCACGGCGCGCTGTATGCCTCGGCGAGGTAGTGGTCCAGTTGGTCGTCGGCGACGATGCGCTGGTTCGCCGTAGCGACGTAGTCCGGGTCGGCTTCCTGTGGCTTCTCGGCGCTCGGGACGAACGCCGTCCGGTCGGGGACGCCGTACGGTTCGAACCCGGCCCACTCGCCCTCCTTCGCGCTCCCGTCGAAGACGCGGTTTCCGGCGACGGCCTCGCCGTCGGTGAACCGTCGCGGAACCAAGCCGGTCATGTAGTACTGGGTGTTCCCCTCGCGGTCGGCGTAGACGGCGTTCTGCGTCGGGTGGTCGAACTTCTGCAGGGCAGTCATCGCGGACTCGCGGCCGTCGCTGTAGTTCAGTTCGCGGACGGCCGCGGGCGTTCGGTTCGCCTGTAAGCCGACCCACGCGACGCCGACGCGCTGACCGTACCGTTCGAGGACCGGGCCGTGGACGGACTTGCGGACGGTCACCTCGCGGTTCGGCCCGCCGCTGACTTCGATTGTCTCGGTCCGTCGGTCGAACTCGCGCGTCTCGTCGCCGTAGCGGTACGTCTCGCCGTCGGCGTCGTAGCGGTAGAAGTCGATGGAGTCCGCGCCGGCGTTCGTAAATCCCCACGCGCCAGCGTCGTTCTCGCCGATGACGACGAACGGGACGCCGGGGAAGGCGACGCCGCCGACGGCCAACTCGGGTGCGCGCAGATGCTGTCTGTACCATAGCGGCGGGGCCAGCAGCGAGAGGTGCGGGTCGTTCGCCAACAGCGGGTCCCCGGTGTCGGTGTACTCACCGGAGACGACCCAACTGTTCGACCCGACCCCGTCGGGCGACTCGAACGCCGACGCCCAGCGCGCGAACGCGAGGTCGACCGCGCGCGACTCCTCGGTCTCGTCCCTCATCGCCGTCTTCTGCGCCTCTGTGGGTGTCTCCTGTCCCTGCGACCCGAAGGAAGCCGACGGGCGGAGTATGGGAAAGTCGTGGTCTAACCGCTCGGGATACAGTTCGGCCGCCGCGCCGGCGTCCAGTGCCTCGGCGAGCGCTGCGTTCCGCAACGTCCGGAAACTACCCGTCAAGCCCCAGCCGATTTGCTTCTGGACGAGCAGGGTATCGACCGGCGACCACTCGCTGGGTTCGTAATCGAGCAGTTGGAACTCCGCGGCGAGCGTCCCGTCGCCCGTCGCATCCCGGACCCCGTCGGCGAACGCCGACAGCGCTGCACCCGTCTCGGTGTCCGAGAGTGCACTCCAGTTGGCCTCGGCGGCGGCCGTGAAGTCCATCTGTCGGTGAAAGCGGTCCGACTCGACCCCCTGTTCGCCGACGGCGGCGGCGAGTTCGCCGCGCATCCGCCGGACGAACAGGTCCATCTGGAAGCGTCGGTCCGTCGCCTGCGTGTAGCCGACGGCGTAGGCGAGGGCGGCATCCGACTCGCCCTCGACGGTCGGCACTCGGTCGTCGTCGTAGCGCACCGTCGCCGACCCGTGGGGACTCTCGACCGTCGACGGCGAACCACTCGCGGCGGCGTCCCAGTAATCGCCCGACAACGGGGCAAAGCGGTCGAGATAGCCCGATGCTGGCGAGAGAAAGGCCGCGCCCACGCTACCCGAGAGGACGGCCGCGAGAACGGCCCTGCGACTGCGGTCCATACTCCACGGGTGGTTCGAGCAACTGTAAACGTTTGGTCGGTTTTCAGACCGCTACGCCCAAGTGTCGCGGACTCGCTCTCCCGGTCGATGCCGACAGACATCACGACGCGCGTCGTCGAGACGATTCGTGACGTGACGGGCGACGACGGCTGGTGCTCGCGCGCGCAGGTCGACTCGTTGATGGGGGCGACGACCATCGACAAGCGAGAGGTCGACCGGGCGCTGAAACGCGCCGTCGCCGAAGGCCGTCTGGAGAAAGACGGCGAGCAGTACCGGCCGACCGACGAGGCGTGACGTGACCGCTACTCGAAGCCCGCGCGAATCGCCCGGACTTCGGCAAGCACGGCCCGCCACTGGTCGGTGGCTCCGGGGATGTCGTCGCTCTGGTCTTCGTCTCGGAGTCGCGTCGCCCGGTCGGCGATTCGCTGTTGAATCGCGCCGGGGTCGTCCATCGCTTGCAGCGTGAGTTCGGCCCCCTCGCTCCCGGCGGTGTCGACGGTGACGGTTCCGTGGCCGAAGACGGTCCCGAGGACGCCCTGCCGGTAGGACGTGTTCTGCACCTTCGCCAGCGGCAGTTCCGTGACCGTCACCGAGAGGACGCCGGTGCGGTGGTAGAGCGCCCGCGCGGTCAGGGCGTAGTGTGTCGTCCGTCGCCAGAGCCACACCGCCGCCGTCGGCACGGCGAACGCGAGGCCCGCCAGCGGCGCGGTGACCGCCAGCCGAAGACCGACGGTCACGCCCGCACCTGCGAGCGCGACCCAGACGAGGGCGGTGAGGACGACCGCCGCGACGACTCCCGCGGCGACGCCCTGAAACACGACGCGTCGCCGTGGCTGGCCCTGCCAGACGATTTCCTCACCGTCGTCAAGTGTGACCCACTCGGGAGCGGTCATCCGTCTCGCTCGCCGGGGTCGGCGTCAGTGACGGATTCGCGGGCCGCCGCCCCGTTGTCCATCGACTGTCTGATGGCTCGCAGTTCGAGTAGAATCTCGTCGAGCACGTCCTCTTTCGTCGACTCGTCCGTCTCGCCGTCGGCGTCGCCCTGCGCGCGCTTGACGCGACGGGACAGTTGCTTCTGGACTGCCTGCGGGTCCGTGACGCCGTCGAGAATCATCTCGACGCCGGAGCCACCGGCGGTGCTAATCATCACGTCGCCGTAGCCGAAGTACCGGCCCACCGGCCCGACCGAAAACGAGGTATTCTGGACCTTCTCGAACTCGATTTCGGTGACGGCGCGGCTGAAGATGCCGGTCTTCTTGTAGACGCCCTTGGTCGTGATGACGTAGTCCGTGTTCTGCTGTCGGAGGTACGCCGCGGCGATGACGACCAGTCCGAGGCCCAGCAGGAGAATCATCGGAACGCCGACCAGATACGCGCCGTACAGCGACTGACTGGAGGGCTGGCCCGCCCAGACGATTTCCTCGTCGTCGTCCAACGTGAGCCAGTCGTACTCGCTACTCATACCGCCCGGTGCGCGGTCGGCGGAAAAAAGCGTACCGTCGAGCGGAGAACGAGCGGACAGCCGAAACCGATGCCGCACCGAACTCGCGGTGTCACCACGAGTTCGGCCTTTCGGGTCCAGATTTTTGACCCGGGTGAAAAAGACGGGGTTCTACATGTAGCCGAGGTCGCGCAGGCGCTCCATCAGGTCCTCCTTGTCCTGGGCGCGGCCTGCGCGCTCGGTCGTGTTCTCCATGTCCTGTAGCCACGCCGGTTCCTCGGCGGACTTGTCGGTCGAGATTTCGCTTCCGAGCGAGCGGAACCCGGCGAAGTACTTCGGCGAGACGGGCACGTCCTCCTTCTCGATGCCCTCGGGGAGGTCGTCCTGTCCCTGCGGGACGTAGCCCTCTTCGGGGTAGCCCTCGACGGTGTCCGGCACGACGAAGTTCCAGAAGGTCTCCCACACGTCGGCCTCGGCGAACTGGAGGATGGTCTGGATACGGTCGTGGGGCGGGTAGATGTCGGGGTCGTGACGCGGCGAGAAGAACGTCTCGTCGGCGCGGGACTCCTGTTCGTCCCAGCGGATACCCGAGATGATGCCGTCGACATCGTGCTCCTCGATGGTGTCGTTGAGCGCGACGGTTTTCAGGAGGTGGTTGCCGACGTAGGTGTCCAGCAGGAAGGGGAAGGTATCCTCCTCGTATTCGAGGATGTTGCGGACGTGGTGCTGGTTGTGTTCGGAGAGGGCGTCGATGGGGATGTCGTCGCCCGGTTCGAGGCCGTGTTCGTCGACGTAGTTACCCACGTCCTCGTTGCGCGCCCAGATGACGTCCAGGTCCCACTCGTCGGCCCAGTGCTCGACGAACTCGATGAGTTCGTCGAAGTGCTGGTAGTGGTCGATGAAGACGACCGGCGGGACTTCCAGGTCGAAGCGCTCGGCGACTTCCTTGACGAAGTACAGCGTCAGCGTCGAGTCCTTGCCGCCGGTCCACATGACGACGGGGTTCTCGTACTGTTCGAGGCCGGTCTTCGTGACCTCGATGGCCTTCTCGATTTTGTGGTTGGCCGTCGGGTACTCCTCGGGTGCTTCGCCTTCGCCGTCGGTGTAGTCGACGTCGAGGTAGTCGGGGAAGTCGGACATCGTGTAATGAGATATAATTAGCCGGTTGTAAGTGCTTTTTGGAATTCCAGCAAGTGTGCGGGTCGGTACCACTCGCTCCGACGCCGCCTTTTTTCACGCCGAGACGCGTCGAGACGGGTAGTATGTCCGCCCGCAGTACGGCGGCCGGGGTGTTCCGCCGCTGGATTGCCCTCTACGTCCCCGTCGCAGCACTCGTCCTCGGTGCGAGTGCGCTCGCCGGGTTCGCTTTGGGGAGCGCCGTCCCGCTGGAGTCGTTCCCGACAGCGCCCGCGAGCGAGTCGGACGCCTTCTTTCCGATGGAACTGACCACCACCGCTATCGCCGCTAACAACCTCGTTGCGATGCTCGTCATGCTGTTAGGTGCCGTCTCGGTGGGTATCGTCACCGTCTTCGGCCTCGTGTTGAACGGCCTCGTCATCGGCGCCGTCGTCGGCCTCGCGGTCCAACAAGTCGACCCGCTGGTGGTCGCGGCCCTCCTCGTCCCGCACGGCATTATCGAGATTCCGGCGTTGCTCGTCGTCGCCGCCATCGGTCTCCGCTTCGGTCGTCTCACCGTTCGCTATCTTCGGGGCCTCGAAGACGAACTGCTCACCGAACGGGACCTGCGCGAAGCGGGATGGCTGGTCGCCATCGCCGCGGTGATGATTCTGGTCGCCGCGTATATCGAGGCGACGGTCACGCTCGAAATCGCCGAGCGCGTCGCTGGTCGGGAACTGGTTGGTCGATAGAACCGCGCGGCCGGATTAGCTGATGAACTCGTTGTCCCGCCAGTTGACGCCGTCTTCCTCGTCCTCGTCGGTGGGGTCTTCGACGACGTTGATGGAGGCGGGTCGCTCCTCGCCGTCGACGATGCGGACGGCTTCGAGTTGCTCGTCGACGGACGCGATAGCGGTCAGTGTCCCCTTCTCGGCGACTTTCGCGACCTCACAGAGGACCTCGAACATCGCGTACTGGAGCGCGGTGTTCTGGAGGACCGTCTCGCGGTCGCCCTTGAAGCAGGCGTACTCGACGAGTTCCGACTCGATTTCCTCCTCTTCCTCTTCGAGTGCGCCCCACTGCGGACCGCCGCCAGAGGACCCAGTGCTCGCCGCGCCGGGCGGCCCCATCTCGTCGGGGTCTTCCTCGTAGACGCGGTTCTCGGTGACGCTGGCTTTCAGTTGGGCCGTCGGCGTGTACTTGCTCATGCTGTCGTCTTTCGCGACGGCACTCACGATGAGCGTGTTGTTGCGACGGGTAATTTCTACGTCAGCGATTTCCGGTGGAAGGTCGGGGTCTTCGAAAAAG
This window encodes:
- a CDS encoding phosphoadenosine phosphosulfate reductase family protein, producing MSDFPDYLDVDYTDGEGEAPEEYPTANHKIEKAIEVTKTGLEQYENPVVMWTGGKDSTLTLYFVKEVAERFDLEVPPVVFIDHYQHFDELIEFVEHWADEWDLDVIWARNEDVGNYVDEHGLEPGDDIPIDALSEHNQHHVRNILEYEEDTFPFLLDTYVGNHLLKTVALNDTIEEHDVDGIISGIRWDEQESRADETFFSPRHDPDIYPPHDRIQTILQFAEADVWETFWNFVVPDTVEGYPEEGYVPQGQDDLPEGIEKEDVPVSPKYFAGFRSLGSEISTDKSAEEPAWLQDMENTTERAGRAQDKEDLMERLRDLGYM
- a CDS encoding stage II sporulation protein M, whose protein sequence is MSARSTAAGVFRRWIALYVPVAALVLGASALAGFALGSAVPLESFPTAPASESDAFFPMELTTTAIAANNLVAMLVMLLGAVSVGIVTVFGLVLNGLVIGAVVGLAVQQVDPLVVAALLVPHGIIEIPALLVVAAIGLRFGRLTVRYLRGLEDELLTERDLREAGWLVAIAAVMILVAAYIEATVTLEIAERVAGRELVGR
- a CDS encoding PH domain-containing protein; protein product: MTAPEWVTLDDGEEIVWQGQPRRRVVFQGVAAGVVAAVVLTALVWVALAGAGVTVGLRLAVTAPLAGLAFAVPTAAVWLWRRTTHYALTARALYHRTGVLSVTVTELPLAKVQNTSYRQGVLGTVFGHGTVTVDTAGSEGAELTLQAMDDPGAIQQRIADRATRLRDEDQSDDIPGATDQWRAVLAEVRAIRAGFE
- a CDS encoding penicillin acylase family protein; translated protein: MDRSRRAVLAAVLSGSVGAAFLSPASGYLDRFAPLSGDYWDAAASGSPSTVESPHGSATVRYDDDRVPTVEGESDAALAYAVGYTQATDRRFQMDLFVRRMRGELAAAVGEQGVESDRFHRQMDFTAAAEANWSALSDTETGAALSAFADGVRDATGDGTLAAEFQLLDYEPSEWSPVDTLLVQKQIGWGLTGSFRTLRNAALAEALDAGAAAELYPERLDHDFPILRPSASFGSQGQETPTEAQKTAMRDETEESRAVDLAFARWASAFESPDGVGSNSWVVSGEYTDTGDPLLANDPHLSLLAPPLWYRQHLRAPELAVGGVAFPGVPFVVIGENDAGAWGFTNAGADSIDFYRYDADGETYRYGDETREFDRRTETIEVSGGPNREVTVRKSVHGPVLERYGQRVGVAWVGLQANRTPAAVRELNYSDGRESAMTALQKFDHPTQNAVYADREGNTQYYMTGLVPRRFTDGEAVAGNRVFDGSAKEGEWAGFEPYGVPDRTAFVPSAEKPQEADPDYVATANQRIVADDQLDHYLAEAYSAPWRGKRIYDLLDERATSDEPIDFEYLRRVQRDVSDERAALFVPTILDARSEMDAPARAAADELVEWDYRMTRDSRAALYFAFFVDAYRSRVFDPAFDAAGLDDRFYPNDWVLLHLPPDSRWFADPPGGGPRTRAETIAVAMADAVEAVDEAGYEVYGDYNRTAIDHPFDQSFLNYPRYPTDGSPATVQNVRQGSGVGSSYRLLARFDGQPSESVIPGGNAGSPFSEHYDNQLRDWADGEYRPQEATTTGDPDVRFAAGGDDA
- a CDS encoding MFS transporter, whose product is MSTRRERTLLAGVVFVVLLAQVLLYPGVDTLVRALGAETDLDASMWFLAAEFAAFVAFAGVWGAVSDATGRRVPYIVAGGVAGAVLYAALAWLPVAVDVSFGTVLLVRALQGAATIAAFSLSMTMLMDLDGGHGKNMGAAGIAIGSGTALGAPLGGQLYGVSPTLPLYVASALLLVVALLATLVTDRAPTDDEGRLRAAVTHLRETPNLTIPYAFGFIDRLTAGFFALVGTLYFRDAFELSPAETGLMLALFFAPFALLQYPFGVLSDSIGRTLPIAAGSSLYGLAVVGVGLAPTVETAAAGMVVVGVIGALMAPATMALVTDLAGETGRGTAMAGFNAFGSVGFLAGILVGGFVAGEVGFLAAFVVAGGAELLCAIVALPGLVGIEQTRRQAPRTSSASEE
- a CDS encoding DUF7110 family protein; its protein translation is MTSRVYRLHSTLELPLEDAYDFFEDPDLPPEIADVEITRRNNTLIVSAVAKDDSMSKYTPTAQLKASVTENRVYEEDPDEMGPPGAASTGSSGGGPQWGALEEEEEEIESELVEYACFKGDRETVLQNTALQYAMFEVLCEVAKVAEKGTLTAIASVDEQLEAVRIVDGEERPASINVVEDPTDEDEEDGVNWRDNEFIS
- a CDS encoding PH domain-containing protein — protein: MSSEYDWLTLDDDEEIVWAGQPSSQSLYGAYLVGVPMILLLGLGLVVIAAAYLRQQNTDYVITTKGVYKKTGIFSRAVTEIEFEKVQNTSFSVGPVGRYFGYGDVMISTAGGSGVEMILDGVTDPQAVQKQLSRRVKRAQGDADGETDESTKEDVLDEILLELRAIRQSMDNGAAARESVTDADPGERDG